In a genomic window of Methanosarcina horonobensis HB-1 = JCM 15518:
- a CDS encoding helix-turn-helix domain-containing protein produces the protein MGAKVNVDLDSFKWLYTEGLSDRKICKILGLSRYTLSKIRSELGLTPNQLRKKTVFDFKEFKRLYAEGKKDKEIAKALGFSLKKPGIHNEIGLPPLLGSLFSPKADETEFFKHYQQGKSTK, from the coding sequence ATGGGAGCAAAAGTCAATGTTGACCTCGATTCATTCAAGTGGCTCTATACCGAAGGACTGAGTGACAGGAAAATATGCAAAATTCTTGGCTTATCGAGGTATACTTTGTCTAAGATCAGGAGCGAACTAGGCTTAACTCCAAATCAACTTCGTAAAAAAACGGTTTTCGATTTCAAGGAGTTCAAGCGGCTGTATGCTGAAGGAAAGAAAGACAAAGAAATAGCTAAAGCTCTGGGCTTCTCGCTTAAAAAGCCTGGGATTCATAACGAGATAGGTCTGCCTCCACTTCTAGGATCACTATTTTCTCCCAAAGCCGACGAAACAGAATTCTTCAAGCACTATCAACAGGGCAAGAGTACAAAATAA
- a CDS encoding PKD domain-containing protein — MKRIFLILCIAALMCMTELASADVTTVGPVANFTANTTSGPAPLTVQFTDISTNATGWAWNFGDGTNSTEQNPSHTYSTEGTYIVNFTVSNAGGSDSEVKTGYISVSEPLLSAPVAGFSADITSGVGPLTVQFTDSSTGSLDTWKWDFDNDGDVDSTEQNPKFIYTDEGRHSVKLTVTNSAGSDSELKIDYITVIYPSPDFTANVTEGTVPLTVEFTGNVSGLAPEYWNMWAWDVDGDGTYDYSPNFNIIHTYTKPGTYDVIVKYDGWTPKVKADYITVLPSIPVANFSADVTSGNAPLTVNFIDHSKGIVSSYSWDFDNDGTVDSTEQNPSHTYNAAGNYTVNLTVANVAGSDSEVKTEYIVVSEPVPEAPIANFTAAPTAGDVPLTVNFTDQSTGIVSSYSWDFNNDGTVDSTEQNPSYTYESAGNYTVSLMVSNAGGSDSEVKTDYITVSSAPVEPEPVAAFIADITNGTAPLAVNFTDQSTGIPTSWFWDFGDGANSTEQNPSHTYASAGTYTVNLTVENAAGMGFELKTDYIEVSEDSGSTVTLYFDPSNSSVNKKESTEISIVASNFPAGFSGYNLTVAIDDPAVAEIVDIKYPSWALITENSSLPGTSIYLKTVDGNNTVMADAADVVLATLTISGKEKGSANLSIGVSRLDDDSGDPIEPALLTGKIEVTLLSPLPDQEYAPQDLDGDGFYEDLTGNGEFSFVDIVAYFHNMDWIEENMPVEYLDFNGNGRIDFDDVVRMFAMI, encoded by the coding sequence ATGAAACGAATATTTCTGATTCTCTGTATCGCTGCACTGATGTGCATGACCGAACTGGCGTCAGCAGATGTGACGACAGTTGGACCAGTCGCAAACTTTACTGCTAACACCACCAGTGGCCCTGCACCCCTGACCGTGCAATTCACCGACATATCTACCAATGCAACTGGTTGGGCATGGAACTTTGGGGACGGAACAAACTCAACTGAGCAGAATCCCTCGCATACCTACTCAACTGAAGGAACTTATATAGTTAACTTTACTGTAAGCAATGCAGGTGGAAGCGATTCAGAAGTGAAGACTGGGTACATATCTGTAAGTGAACCACTACTTTCAGCCCCTGTTGCCGGCTTCTCTGCAGACATTACTTCAGGAGTCGGACCTCTGACAGTGCAGTTCACAGACAGCTCGACCGGATCTCTGGATACCTGGAAATGGGACTTTGACAATGACGGTGACGTGGATTCTACGGAGCAGAACCCAAAATTCATCTATACTGATGAAGGTAGACACTCTGTGAAACTTACGGTTACCAACTCAGCAGGAAGCGATTCCGAGCTGAAAATTGACTATATCACTGTAATCTACCCATCTCCGGATTTCACAGCAAATGTGACTGAAGGAACCGTCCCTCTCACTGTAGAGTTCACGGGAAACGTTTCTGGTCTGGCTCCTGAGTACTGGAACATGTGGGCCTGGGATGTGGATGGTGATGGGACATACGATTACTCACCTAATTTCAACATCATCCATACCTACACCAAACCCGGCACTTACGATGTGATTGTAAAATATGATGGCTGGACACCGAAAGTGAAAGCCGATTACATAACAGTGCTTCCATCAATACCTGTTGCCAACTTCTCCGCAGACGTGACATCAGGCAATGCACCGTTGACAGTCAACTTCATCGACCACTCCAAAGGCATTGTTTCGTCCTATTCATGGGACTTTGATAACGACGGAACTGTTGATTCAACTGAGCAGAACCCCTCGCATACCTATAATGCGGCCGGTAACTACACTGTCAACCTTACGGTTGCAAATGTAGCAGGAAGCGATTCCGAAGTAAAGACCGAGTACATTGTAGTTAGCGAACCAGTACCTGAAGCTCCGATTGCCAACTTCACTGCGGCACCTACTGCTGGAGATGTACCTTTAACAGTTAACTTCACCGACCAGTCAACAGGCATTGTTTCGTCCTATTCTTGGGACTTTAATAATGACGGTACTGTGGATTCAACTGAGCAAAATCCCTCGTATACATATGAATCGGCCGGTAACTACACAGTTAGTCTTATGGTTTCAAATGCTGGAGGAAGCGATTCCGAGGTGAAAACTGATTACATCACTGTATCTTCTGCACCTGTAGAACCTGAACCCGTTGCTGCTTTCATTGCAGATATTACGAATGGTACTGCACCTCTCGCAGTTAATTTTACCGATCAGTCCACAGGTATACCGACCTCGTGGTTCTGGGACTTCGGGGACGGAGCTAACTCAACTGAGCAGAACCCCTCTCATACATACGCATCAGCCGGTACTTACACGGTAAACCTGACTGTGGAAAACGCCGCTGGCATGGGCTTTGAGTTAAAAACAGATTACATAGAAGTTTCTGAAGATTCCGGGTCAACAGTTACTCTCTATTTCGACCCTTCAAATTCCTCTGTTAACAAAAAAGAATCTACTGAAATAAGTATCGTTGCCAGTAATTTCCCTGCAGGTTTCTCAGGCTACAACCTGACCGTTGCTATAGACGATCCGGCTGTTGCTGAGATAGTGGATATCAAGTATCCTTCCTGGGCTCTGATTACTGAGAATTCTTCCCTGCCCGGGACTTCTATCTACCTGAAGACTGTTGACGGGAATAATACTGTTATGGCAGATGCAGCGGATGTTGTGCTTGCTACTCTTACAATTTCTGGAAAGGAAAAAGGATCTGCAAACCTTTCTATCGGAGTTTCCCGTCTTGATGATGATTCCGGAGACCCGATAGAGCCAGCTCTTTTGACAGGAAAAATTGAAGTGACTCTTCTGTCTCCTCTGCCGGACCAGGAATATGCCCCTCAGGACCTTGACGGAGACGGGTTCTATGAAGACCTCACCGGAAACGGGGAATTCAGTTTCGTGGATATAGTGGCTTACTTCCACAACATGGATTGGATAGAGGAAAACATGCCGGTGGAGTACTTAGACTTCAACGGGAACGGGAGGATCGACTTTGATGATGTAGTGCGTATGTTTGCAATGATTTAA
- a CDS encoding NosD domain-containing protein, whose translation MNRNIFLLLFLLLCTIVIIPAEAKVWYVDDSGGADFADIQTAVNSVSSGDTIFVYSGTYLGFTVNKPNINIIGESADVVTVAPNTPGNEIRFSDSSGVATGIVLEGINIKVNRVLPGTASIICSDITIRDCIINGQTQAKGIDAYCDNLTFENNIVSNSAGTYSPLTIEKRNCMISNNTFSNNKGAGIFLFSGAANTTITRNTISSNNYSIEFYKTVEVNTIYLNNFINNIPTIYSGTTAPALTYWNSTTPIKYTYSSKTYTGYMGNYWSDYAGTDTNGDGIGDTPYVLPDNLGADNYPLMQPFENYFGGSGPVAPVAAFAASPISGDVPLTVSFTDESTGSPTSWFWDFGDGANSTEQNPSHTYASAGTYTVNLTVENAAGMGFELKTDYIEVSEDSGSTVTLYFDPSNSSVNKKESTEISIVASNFPAGFSGYNLTVAIDDPAVAEIVNIEYPSWALITENSSLPGTSIYLKTVDGNNTVKADAADVVLATLTISGKEKGSANLSIGVSRLDDDSGDSIEPALLTGKIEVTLLSPLPDQEYAPQDLDGDGLYEDLTGNGEFSFVDIVAYFHNMDWIEENMPVEYFDFNGNGRIDFDDVVWMFGMI comes from the coding sequence ATGAATAGAAATATCTTTCTACTTTTATTTCTACTTCTTTGCACAATAGTAATAATACCTGCAGAAGCAAAGGTCTGGTACGTCGACGACAGTGGTGGAGCAGATTTCGCGGACATACAAACTGCTGTTAACAGCGTTTCTTCTGGAGATACAATTTTTGTTTATTCAGGGACATACCTCGGTTTCACTGTTAATAAGCCAAATATAAATATAATAGGAGAAAGCGCTGATGTCGTAACAGTCGCCCCCAATACCCCAGGTAATGAAATAAGGTTTTCAGATAGTTCTGGAGTTGCAACTGGAATTGTTCTTGAAGGAATAAACATAAAAGTAAATAGAGTACTCCCTGGTACTGCTTCTATAATTTGTTCGGACATAACTATTAGAGATTGTATAATTAATGGACAAACTCAGGCAAAAGGCATAGATGCATATTGTGATAACCTAACATTCGAAAACAATATCGTTTCGAATAGTGCCGGTACATATTCCCCCCTTACAATAGAAAAGAGAAATTGTATGATATCAAATAATACATTCAGTAACAATAAAGGAGCGGGAATTTTTCTATTTTCTGGAGCTGCAAACACTACAATAACCAGAAATACCATTAGTTCCAACAACTATTCTATCGAATTTTATAAAACAGTTGAAGTAAATACAATATATCTTAATAATTTTATAAACAACATCCCAACAATATACAGTGGAACCACAGCACCTGCGTTAACATACTGGAATTCCACTACCCCCATCAAATACACCTACTCCAGCAAGACATACACTGGTTACATGGGGAATTACTGGTCTGACTACGCAGGCACAGATACCAACGGTGACGGAATTGGCGATACCCCTTATGTCCTCCCTGACAACCTTGGAGCCGATAACTACCCCCTGATGCAGCCCTTTGAAAACTACTTTGGCGGCAGCGGTCCTGTTGCTCCCGTTGCTGCATTCGCAGCATCACCGATATCCGGAGATGTGCCTTTAACAGTCAGCTTCACGGATGAATCTACAGGTTCTCCAACTTCCTGGTTCTGGGACTTCGGGGACGGAGCTAACTCAACTGAGCAGAACCCCTCTCATACATACGCATCAGCCGGTACTTACACGGTAAATCTGACTGTGGAAAACGCCGCTGGCATGGGCTTTGAGTTAAAAACAGATTACATAGAAGTTTCTGAAGATTCCGGGTCAACAGTTACTCTCTATTTCGACCCTTCAAATTCCTCTGTTAACAAAAAAGAATCTACTGAAATAAGTATCGTTGCCAGTAATTTCCCTGCAGGTTTCTCAGGCTACAACCTGACCGTTGCTATCGACGATCCGGCTGTTGCCGAGATAGTTAATATAGAGTATCCTTCCTGGGCTCTAATTACTGAGAATTCTTCCCTGCCCGGGACTTCTATCTACCTGAAGACTGTTGACGGGAATAATACTGTTAAGGCAGATGCAGCGGATGTTGTGCTTGCTACTCTTACAATTTCTGGAAAGGAAAAAGGATCTGCAAACCTCTCTATCGGAGTTTCCCGTCTTGATGATGATTCCGGAGACTCGATAGAGCCAGCTCTTTTGACAGGAAAAATTGAAGTGACTCTTCTGTCTCCTCTGCCGGACCAGGAATATGCCCCTCAGGACCTTGACGGAGATGGGCTTTATGAAGACCTTACAGGAAACGGAGAGTTCAGTTTCGTAGATATAGTGGCTTACTTCCACAACATGGATTGGATAGAAGAAAACATGCCGGTGGAGTACTTCGACTTCAACGGGAACGGGAGGATCGACTTTGATGATGTAGTGTGGATGTTTGGAATGATTTAA
- a CDS encoding DUF3344 domain-containing protein, translated as MFQNINSISKGGTTPIVPLLPLGALVLLFAIASPAAADPYLGGINLTTANGTYGTVTGDLWFDAYPGFDSAYDPSITWGSTLPCDPDDIAWARLYVDAYIGHMENNYPLKVTTKFDGDGDGVNYVTLGSEIMNTNYVFPYNNGVWDGQGPIWINDHCNRVTSDFLIWYDVSDYITSSDVLTLVNVSKPDDTQPLDGRVKAIILVVAYNNQACESCNVTHYWVNQGHDTDSYKTDDEGYPYTGNTTFDTSAVYTPGEANLTVLPLSSFNGNYTFNSDDQLTWANPHQGSYFQWQNWDVTSLISGGSNSYMTYGRNEEDDRPLYSGYFKIPLALLTVEDESYIYDFSNNTLGRAGICMFAYKYQTDSNPPSTSDDPNVPFNTADYNLIKYDDGQFRDNSADIDYYAAHRFEFNVSCCSNASAFDAINVTWNGKGLNNAGNGVTLYIWNYSANDGAGAYEELDSCNDATEQTLTGEKTSSLDDYISDDTKLITILAKQNSKTDFESTSEIYTDYVKLVLRPVNI; from the coding sequence ATGTTTCAGAATATAAATTCGATCAGTAAAGGCGGCACTACGCCGATCGTCCCCCTTCTCCCCTTAGGTGCACTTGTGCTTTTATTTGCAATCGCCTCTCCTGCCGCAGCAGACCCGTACCTAGGAGGAATTAACCTAACAACTGCGAACGGGACATACGGGACAGTAACCGGAGACCTGTGGTTTGATGCTTATCCCGGGTTTGATTCTGCGTATGATCCATCGATTACATGGGGCTCCACCTTACCGTGTGACCCAGATGATATCGCATGGGCAAGGCTCTATGTAGACGCCTATATTGGACATATGGAAAACAATTACCCCCTGAAAGTCACTACAAAGTTTGACGGGGACGGGGATGGCGTAAACTATGTGACCCTTGGCTCCGAAATTATGAACACGAACTACGTATTCCCCTATAACAATGGAGTATGGGATGGTCAGGGTCCGATCTGGATAAATGACCACTGTAACCGCGTGACGAGTGATTTCCTGATCTGGTATGACGTGAGTGATTATATCACCTCATCAGATGTCTTAACTCTAGTGAACGTGAGTAAGCCGGACGACACTCAGCCACTCGATGGCCGTGTAAAGGCGATCATTCTGGTGGTGGCATACAATAACCAGGCCTGTGAATCCTGTAACGTAACTCATTACTGGGTGAACCAGGGCCATGACACGGACTCGTATAAGACAGATGATGAAGGGTATCCTTATACTGGGAACACCACCTTCGATACGTCTGCCGTTTATACTCCTGGAGAAGCAAACCTTACTGTTCTTCCCCTTTCGAGTTTTAACGGGAACTATACTTTCAACAGTGATGATCAGCTGACCTGGGCCAATCCTCACCAGGGTTCATACTTCCAGTGGCAGAACTGGGACGTCACAAGCTTAATTTCCGGTGGAAGCAACAGTTACATGACGTACGGGCGGAACGAAGAAGATGACAGACCACTATACAGTGGCTACTTCAAGATCCCGCTTGCTCTGCTGACCGTAGAGGATGAATCCTATATCTACGACTTCAGCAACAACACGCTGGGGAGAGCAGGGATATGTATGTTTGCGTACAAGTACCAGACCGATTCAAACCCGCCGAGCACCAGCGATGATCCAAACGTTCCATTTAACACCGCTGATTATAACCTGATTAAATATGACGACGGTCAGTTCAGAGATAATTCGGCTGATATTGATTACTATGCAGCACACCGGTTTGAGTTCAATGTTAGTTGCTGTTCCAATGCATCTGCTTTCGATGCGATCAACGTAACATGGAACGGCAAAGGTTTGAATAATGCAGGAAATGGTGTCACTCTCTACATTTGGAACTACTCTGCAAATGATGGGGCTGGCGCCTATGAAGAATTAGACAGCTGTAACGATGCAACCGAGCAGACTCTGACCGGAGAAAAAACATCTAGTCTTGATGATTACATCAGTGACGACACAAAATTAATAACTATCTTGGCGAAACAGAACAGTAAAACTGATTTTGAAAGCACCAGTGAAATATATACAGATTATGTAAAATTGGTGTTACGCCCAGTAAACATATAA